The Pseudomonas sp. TH06 genome has a window encoding:
- a CDS encoding enoyl-CoA hydratase-related protein: protein MSQLPECQTLLLELHGGVLHITLNRPESRNAMSLQMVAELRAVLAAVGDDRAVRALVLSGSGGHFCAGGDIKDMASARAQGADAYRDLNRTFGALLEEAQHAPQVLICLLQGAVMGGGFGLACVSDIAIADHKAQFGLPETSLGLLPAQIAPFVVQRIGLTEARRLALTAARFDGHQARRLGLVHFVEQDAQALAERLDEVLQHVLCCAPEANAMTKKLLLASAGQPSSELLDEAAQWFSEAVTGAEGVEGTMAFMQKRKPGWAL, encoded by the coding sequence ATGAGCCAACTGCCGGAATGCCAGACGCTGTTGCTGGAACTGCATGGCGGCGTGCTGCATATCACCCTCAATCGCCCGGAAAGCCGCAATGCGATGAGCCTGCAGATGGTCGCTGAATTGCGCGCCGTGCTGGCCGCCGTTGGCGATGACCGCGCCGTGCGGGCCTTGGTGCTCAGCGGCAGTGGCGGCCATTTTTGCGCCGGTGGCGATATCAAGGACATGGCCAGCGCCCGCGCCCAGGGCGCCGATGCTTACCGCGATTTGAACCGCACGTTTGGCGCACTTCTGGAAGAGGCACAGCACGCGCCGCAAGTGCTGATCTGCCTGTTGCAGGGAGCGGTGATGGGCGGCGGCTTTGGTCTGGCCTGCGTCAGCGATATCGCGATTGCCGATCACAAGGCGCAATTCGGCCTGCCGGAAACCAGTCTCGGCCTGTTGCCGGCGCAGATCGCGCCGTTTGTTGTGCAGCGTATCGGCCTGACCGAGGCCCGCCGACTGGCGTTGACCGCCGCTCGCTTCGACGGCCATCAGGCGCGGCGGCTGGGGCTGGTGCATTTTGTCGAGCAGGATGCGCAAGCGTTGGCCGAGCGGCTGGATGAAGTGCTGCAACATGTCTTGTGCTGCGCGCCGGAGGCAAATGCCATGACCAAGAAACTGCTGCTCGCCAGTGCCGGGCAGCCGTCGAGCGAGTTGCTCGATGAAGCGGCGCAATGGTTCAGCGAAGCGGTGACTGGCGCAGAAGGCGTCGAGGGAACCATGGCTTTTATGCAAAAACGCAAACCCGGGTGGGCCCTTTAA
- a CDS encoding MOSC domain-containing protein — MLRLSALYRYPLKSGKGEILQGIGLDKLGLEGDRRWMLVDEASGRFLTQRAEAKMSQLSALWNAQGGLTLSAPEQASIEIALPGDDADLRGVTIWRDTLRVPDAGDEAARWVSDFIGKPTRLVQVPLDRARTTQAGYGKDDDQVAFADGFPLLLIGEASLQDLSQKVGRPLEMLRFRPNLVIEGSEAYAEDGWKRIRIGDVEFRVVKSCSRCILTTIDPQTGERSADREPLATLQKTRAQADGAMFGQNLVNDRNGRLEVGMPVEILE; from the coding sequence ATGCTGCGTCTGAGCGCGCTTTATCGTTACCCGTTGAAATCCGGCAAAGGCGAGATTCTGCAAGGGATCGGCCTGGACAAGCTGGGGCTTGAGGGCGATCGACGCTGGATGCTGGTGGATGAGGCCAGTGGCCGCTTTTTGACCCAGCGTGCCGAAGCGAAAATGAGCCAGTTATCGGCGCTTTGGAATGCTCAGGGCGGTTTGACCCTGAGTGCGCCCGAGCAGGCCTCCATTGAAATCGCTTTGCCGGGCGACGACGCCGACCTGCGCGGCGTGACGATTTGGCGTGACACCTTGCGTGTCCCTGACGCCGGCGATGAAGCGGCCCGTTGGGTCAGCGACTTCATCGGTAAACCGACCCGGTTGGTGCAGGTGCCACTGGATCGTGCGCGGACAACTCAGGCCGGTTACGGCAAGGATGACGACCAAGTGGCATTTGCCGACGGTTTTCCTTTGCTGCTGATCGGCGAGGCGTCGCTGCAGGATCTTTCGCAAAAGGTCGGCCGTCCGCTGGAGATGCTGCGCTTCCGGCCGAATCTGGTCATCGAGGGCAGCGAGGCCTACGCCGAGGATGGCTGGAAGCGCATCCGTATTGGCGATGTCGAGTTCCGCGTAGTCAAGTCGTGCTCACGCTGCATTCTCACCACCATCGACCCGCAAACCGGTGAGCGCAGTGCGGATCGCGAACCGCTGGCGACGTTGCAAAAAACGCGCGCCCAGGCTGACGGGGCGATGTTCGGGCAGAACCTGGTGAATGACCGCAATGGTCGTCTTGAGGTCGGGATGCCGGTGGAAATTCTCGAGTAG
- a CDS encoding acetyl/propionyl/methylcrotonyl-CoA carboxylase subunit alpha, producing the protein MPAIHKILIANRGEIACRIQRTVQALGYRTVAVFSDADADALHVQMADQAVHIGAAPVQQSYLSIPNILDAARRSGADAIHPGYGFLSENAEFARACEQAGLTFIGPSPAAIELMGSKRLSKIAMLDAGVPCIAGYQGAAQDDATFLREAERIGYPLMIKASAGGGGRGMRLVHSAAELPEQLRTARSEALNGFGNDELILEQALVEPRHVEVQLFGDHHGHLIYLGERDCSIQRRHQKVIEEAPCPVMTAELRQAMGEAALKAGRAVSYVGAGTVEFLLDARGQFYFLEMNTRLQVEHPVTELITGLDLVAWQLSVAEGQPLPLTQEQVQLNGHAMEVRLYAEDPAQDFLPQTGRIEAWEPAFGHGARIDHGLCEGQSISPFYDPMLGKLIAHGASREEARRKLLRAVQDTVLLGVQSNQRLLERLLQHPQFISGEFSTGFIAQHFSDHPCLHTYTPSAEELAIAAALFYLASAQQHRAPLSHWRNNASVPLHYRLGLDEHNWSVQLLKCPGDLIQVQIAERTLQLKLVDHTSSSVTLEIDNLRQRHAYRLNAEHLWLFTHPGSVRLEDRTHAVIGSQTSVSSGTLKAPMDGAIVDVLVSEGSPVSKGQLLVVLEAMKMEHPLKAGIDGVLKRVQVKVGDQVKNRQVLLQVE; encoded by the coding sequence ATGCCCGCCATCCACAAAATCCTGATCGCAAACCGCGGTGAAATCGCCTGCCGCATCCAGCGCACCGTCCAGGCTTTGGGCTACCGCACCGTCGCCGTTTTCAGCGACGCCGATGCCGATGCGCTGCACGTACAAATGGCCGATCAAGCCGTGCACATCGGCGCCGCGCCCGTGCAGCAGTCCTACCTGAGCATCCCCAATATCCTTGACGCCGCCCGCCGCAGCGGCGCCGATGCGATCCACCCCGGCTACGGCTTTCTTTCGGAAAACGCCGAATTCGCCCGCGCCTGCGAACAGGCTGGCCTGACCTTCATTGGGCCGAGCCCCGCCGCCATCGAACTGATGGGCAGCAAACGCCTGTCGAAAATCGCCATGCTCGACGCCGGTGTGCCGTGCATCGCCGGCTACCAAGGCGCAGCACAGGACGACGCAACGTTCCTGCGTGAAGCCGAACGCATCGGTTATCCGCTGATGATCAAGGCCAGCGCCGGGGGTGGAGGACGCGGCATGCGTCTGGTGCACAGCGCGGCTGAACTTCCAGAGCAGTTGCGCACCGCACGTTCTGAAGCACTGAACGGATTTGGCAACGACGAACTGATCCTTGAACAGGCATTGGTCGAACCGCGTCATGTCGAGGTGCAGCTGTTTGGCGACCACCACGGCCACCTGATCTATCTCGGCGAACGCGACTGCTCGATCCAGCGTCGCCATCAGAAAGTCATCGAAGAAGCGCCCTGCCCGGTGATGACTGCCGAGTTGCGCCAGGCCATGGGTGAAGCCGCGCTCAAGGCCGGGCGTGCGGTGAGTTACGTCGGCGCTGGCACCGTGGAATTTCTGCTTGATGCGCGCGGGCAGTTCTACTTTCTGGAGATGAATACCCGCCTGCAAGTGGAGCATCCGGTGACCGAGTTGATCACCGGGCTCGATCTGGTCGCGTGGCAATTATCGGTTGCCGAGGGCCAGCCATTGCCACTGACTCAGGAACAAGTCCAGCTCAATGGTCATGCCATGGAGGTGCGGTTGTATGCCGAAGATCCGGCACAGGACTTTCTGCCGCAGACCGGCCGTATCGAGGCCTGGGAACCGGCGTTCGGGCACGGTGCACGCATCGATCATGGTCTGTGCGAAGGCCAATCGATCAGCCCGTTTTATGACCCGATGCTCGGCAAACTGATCGCCCACGGCGCCAGCCGTGAAGAGGCGCGGCGAAAGTTGCTGCGTGCGGTGCAAGACACTGTGTTGCTCGGTGTGCAAAGCAATCAGCGACTCCTCGAAAGGTTGCTGCAACATCCGCAATTCATCAGCGGCGAATTCAGCACCGGGTTCATCGCGCAGCATTTCAGCGATCACCCGTGCCTGCACACCTACACGCCGAGCGCCGAAGAACTGGCGATCGCCGCGGCGCTGTTTTATCTGGCCTCCGCGCAACAGCATCGCGCACCGTTAAGCCATTGGCGTAACAACGCCAGCGTGCCGCTGCACTATCGGCTTGGCCTTGATGAACACAACTGGAGTGTGCAACTGCTCAAGTGCCCGGGCGATTTGATTCAGGTACAAATCGCTGAACGCACGCTCCAGTTGAAACTCGTCGATCACACGAGCAGCTCGGTAACGCTGGAAATAGACAACCTGCGCCAACGTCACGCCTATCGCCTCAATGCCGAGCACCTGTGGCTGTTTACCCATCCCGGAAGCGTGCGCCTGGAGGATCGAACTCATGCCGTGATCGGCAGTCAGACCAGCGTCAGCTCCGGCACCTTGAAGGCGCCGATGGACGGCGCCATCGTCGACGTACTGGTCAGCGAAGGCAGTCCGGTCAGCAAAGGTCAGTTGCTGGTGGTGCTGGAGGCAATGAAAATGGAGCACCCGCTCAAGGCCGGCATCGACGGCGTACTCAAGCGGGTGCAGGTCAAGGTCGGCGATCAGGTAAAAAATCGTCAGGTTCTGTTGCAGGTCGAGTAG
- a CDS encoding SDR family oxidoreductase, with the protein MAYASIFKTGLFSGQTIIVTGGGSGIGRCTAHELAALGANVLLVGRKPEKLQAVATEIAEDGGRAHWKACDIRDEEAVKQLVSELIDGHGPIHGLVNNAGGQYPSPLASINQKGFETVLRTNLVGGFLMAREVFNQSMSKHGGNIVNMLADMWGGMPGMGHSGAARSGMDNFTKTAAFEWGYAGVRVNAVAPGWIASSGMDTYEGAFKAVIPTLREHVPLKRIGTESEVSAAIVFLLSPAAAFISGSTLKIDGAASLGSRAWPLHKATHSESFNGFHRAYLPEVLKDKE; encoded by the coding sequence ATGGCTTACGCGTCGATATTCAAAACCGGTCTGTTCAGCGGTCAGACCATAATTGTCACCGGGGGCGGCAGCGGCATCGGGCGCTGCACCGCTCATGAACTCGCCGCACTCGGCGCCAATGTGCTGTTGGTCGGGCGCAAACCGGAAAAACTGCAAGCGGTTGCCACCGAGATCGCCGAGGACGGTGGGCGTGCGCACTGGAAAGCCTGCGATATCCGCGATGAAGAAGCGGTGAAGCAACTGGTCAGCGAATTGATCGACGGACACGGGCCGATTCACGGACTGGTCAACAATGCCGGCGGTCAGTACCCGTCGCCATTGGCGTCGATCAATCAGAAAGGTTTCGAAACCGTGCTGCGCACCAATCTGGTGGGCGGCTTCCTGATGGCGCGGGAAGTGTTCAACCAGTCGATGAGCAAGCACGGCGGCAACATCGTCAACATGCTCGCCGACATGTGGGGCGGCATGCCCGGCATGGGCCACTCGGGCGCGGCGCGCTCGGGCATGGACAACTTCACCAAAACCGCAGCGTTCGAGTGGGGTTATGCCGGGGTGCGGGTCAACGCGGTGGCACCAGGCTGGATCGCTTCCAGCGGCATGGACACTTACGAGGGCGCGTTCAAAGCGGTGATCCCGACCCTGCGCGAGCATGTGCCGCTCAAGCGCATCGGCACCGAATCGGAAGTCAGTGCGGCGATTGTCTTTCTGCTCAGTCCGGCGGCGGCGTTCATCAGTGGCAGCACCTTGAAAATCGACGGCGCGGCCAGCCTCGGCAGCCGTGCATGGCCGTTGCACAAGGCGACCCACAGCGAATCCTTCAATGGCTTTCACCGCGCCTACCTTCCCGAAGTTTTGAAGGACAAGGAGTAA
- a CDS encoding chemotaxis protein CheV, with amino-acid sequence MAGILDTVDQRTQLVGENRLEILMFRLAGRQLFAINVFKVQEVLQLPKLTLMPQRHPFVCGVVNLRGQTLPVIDLSQAIGMRPLVPGPNSTIIVTEYNRSVQAFLVGGVDRIVNMNWEAILPPPTSAGRQHYLTAISKVDDQLVEIIDVEKVLAEIVPYNAKVSRDKLDDPVLERARGREVLLVDDSNVALSQLRDTLGQLGVKMHIASDGLKALNMLKAWADTGVNMTDKLLMVFTDAEMPEMDGYRLTTEIRNDPRLRGLYVVLHTSLSGSFNDSMVKKVGCDNFLSKFQPDKLVDVVRQRLMLDEVPA; translated from the coding sequence ATGGCCGGCATTCTCGACACGGTAGACCAACGCACGCAACTGGTGGGTGAGAATCGCCTGGAAATTCTCATGTTCCGCCTGGCCGGACGCCAATTGTTCGCGATCAACGTGTTCAAGGTTCAGGAAGTGCTGCAACTGCCGAAGTTGACCCTGATGCCTCAGCGTCACCCGTTTGTCTGCGGTGTGGTCAACTTGCGCGGGCAGACCTTGCCGGTGATCGATCTGTCCCAGGCGATCGGCATGCGTCCGCTGGTGCCGGGCCCTAACAGCACCATCATCGTCACTGAATACAACCGTTCGGTGCAGGCATTCCTCGTCGGCGGCGTAGACCGCATCGTCAATATGAACTGGGAAGCCATCCTGCCGCCGCCGACCAGCGCTGGCCGCCAGCACTATCTGACGGCCATCAGCAAAGTCGACGATCAATTGGTGGAGATCATCGACGTCGAGAAAGTCCTCGCCGAAATCGTCCCGTACAACGCCAAGGTCTCGCGCGACAAGCTGGATGATCCGGTGCTGGAGCGCGCGCGTGGCCGCGAAGTGCTGTTGGTGGATGACTCCAATGTGGCGCTGTCGCAATTGCGTGACACCCTCGGCCAGCTCGGCGTGAAAATGCACATCGCCAGCGATGGCCTGAAGGCCCTGAACATGCTCAAGGCCTGGGCCGACACCGGCGTGAACATGACCGACAAGCTGCTGATGGTGTTCACCGACGCGGAAATGCCGGAAATGGACGGCTATCGCTTGACCACCGAAATCCGTAACGACCCGCGTCTGCGTGGTCTGTACGTGGTGTTGCACACTTCGTTGTCCGGCAGCTTCAACGACTCGATGGTGAAGAAGGTCGGTTGCGACAACTTCCTCTCCAAATTCCAGCCGGACAAGCTGGTCGACGTGGTGCGTCAGCGCCTGATGCTCGACGAAGTGCCAGCCTGA
- the atuC gene encoding geranyl-CoA carboxylase subunit beta — translation MAQIQSQLDPHSEAFARNRAAMLTAIEHVQQLEQNLLNKAAEAKAKFDQRGQLLPRERLNLLLDPGAPFLELASLAGYKLHDDKDGSAAGGGLIAGIGYVSGVRAMVVANNSAIKGGTISPSGLKKSLRLQQIAQENKLPVITLAESGGANLNYAAEIFVEGARSFANQARMSSMGLPQITVVHGSATAGGAYQPGLSDYVVVVRGKAKLFLAGPPLLKAATGEVATDEELGGAEMHAQVAGTAEYLAENDADGVRTVREILRMLPWNEQLPWLPEPQYKEPLYPIDELLGLIPDDPKKPYDVREIIARIADESEFLEFKGEFDQQTICGQLKIQGRACGFIGNNGPITPNGASKAAQFIQLCDQSQTPLLFFHNTTGFMVGTESEQQGVIKHGSKLIQAVANARVPKLTIVVGGSYGAGNYAMCGRGLDPRFIFAWPNSRTAVMGGAQAGKVLRIVTEAKQLKDGLVPDPKMLDMLEQVTAQKLDSQSTALYGSANLWDDGLIDPRDTRTLLGYLLDICHEADIRVLQPNSFGVSRF, via the coding sequence ATGGCGCAGATCCAGTCTCAACTCGATCCGCACAGCGAGGCATTCGCTCGCAACCGTGCGGCGATGCTCACCGCCATCGAGCACGTGCAGCAACTCGAACAGAACCTGCTGAACAAGGCTGCCGAAGCCAAAGCGAAATTCGACCAGCGCGGGCAGCTGCTGCCGCGTGAACGCCTGAACCTGTTGCTCGACCCCGGCGCGCCGTTTCTCGAACTGGCCAGCCTCGCCGGTTACAAACTCCACGATGACAAGGATGGCAGCGCCGCCGGTGGCGGATTGATTGCCGGCATCGGTTACGTGTCCGGCGTACGCGCCATGGTCGTGGCCAATAACAGTGCGATCAAGGGCGGCACGATTTCGCCCAGCGGCTTGAAAAAATCCCTGCGCCTGCAACAGATCGCCCAAGAGAACAAACTGCCGGTCATCACCCTCGCCGAAAGCGGCGGCGCCAACCTCAACTACGCAGCGGAGATTTTCGTTGAAGGTGCGCGCAGTTTTGCCAATCAGGCGCGGATGTCGTCGATGGGTTTGCCGCAGATCACCGTGGTGCATGGTTCGGCTACGGCGGGCGGCGCCTATCAACCGGGGCTTTCCGATTACGTGGTGGTGGTGCGCGGCAAGGCCAAGCTGTTTCTCGCCGGCCCGCCGTTGCTCAAAGCCGCGACAGGCGAAGTTGCCACTGATGAGGAACTGGGCGGCGCCGAGATGCACGCACAGGTTGCCGGAACCGCCGAATACCTTGCCGAGAATGACGCCGACGGCGTGCGTACGGTACGCGAGATCCTGCGCATGCTGCCGTGGAATGAACAACTGCCGTGGCTGCCGGAACCGCAATACAAAGAGCCGCTCTACCCTATCGACGAACTGCTGGGGCTGATCCCGGACGATCCGAAAAAGCCCTACGACGTGCGCGAAATCATTGCGCGCATTGCCGATGAGTCGGAGTTTCTCGAATTCAAGGGCGAGTTCGATCAGCAGACCATTTGCGGTCAATTGAAGATTCAGGGCCGCGCCTGCGGCTTCATCGGCAACAACGGACCGATCACGCCCAACGGCGCGAGCAAGGCTGCGCAGTTCATTCAACTGTGTGACCAGAGCCAGACGCCGCTGCTGTTCTTCCACAACACCACGGGCTTCATGGTTGGCACCGAATCGGAGCAGCAAGGGGTGATCAAACACGGCTCGAAACTGATTCAAGCTGTAGCCAATGCGCGAGTGCCCAAGCTGACCATCGTCGTCGGTGGTTCCTATGGTGCCGGCAACTACGCCATGTGCGGGCGCGGTCTCGATCCACGCTTCATCTTCGCCTGGCCCAACAGCCGCACTGCCGTGATGGGCGGGGCGCAGGCCGGCAAAGTGCTGCGCATCGTCACCGAAGCCAAGCAGCTCAAGGACGGCCTCGTGCCTGACCCGAAAATGCTCGACATGCTCGAACAGGTCACCGCACAGAAACTCGACAGCCAGTCCACCGCGCTCTACGGCAGCGCCAATCTATGGGACGACGGGCTGATCGATCCGCGCGACACGCGCACCCTGCTCGGCTATCTGCTGGATATCTGCCACGAAGCCGACATTCGTGTGCTGCAACCCAACAGCTTCGGCGTCAGCCGGTTCTGA
- a CDS encoding sensor histidine kinase: MYASLKSITTWPPSRENARRFTLILCVAATLGSLLTYGFSTQLCLGLLLLNIAATACVWVQYRLSRKSIKFQPQELADRLLEVQENERHRLSRELHDDIGQLLTAAKLQSDWLKRRMPEDLQEHCTALCDILEETLNKVRDVSAILNPRQLTSLGLEASLRAHLLKTLTNTSVHWSLDCQQRLNGIPEEMAVAAFRITQEAVTNILRHAQAKNLLIRVQRLPKGLTLLISDDGQGFAPAVNPGREGQRGMAGMAERIEQLGGTLSVISEPGKGTQIEALFPWAPRALERASTNKVMR, translated from the coding sequence ATGTACGCCAGCCTCAAGTCAATCACTACATGGCCACCCTCCCGGGAAAACGCACGCCGGTTCACACTCATACTGTGTGTCGCAGCAACGCTCGGCAGCCTGCTGACCTATGGTTTTTCCACGCAACTTTGCCTGGGATTGCTACTGCTGAACATCGCGGCCACCGCCTGTGTCTGGGTGCAATATCGGTTGTCACGCAAATCGATCAAGTTTCAGCCACAGGAACTCGCTGACCGTTTGCTGGAAGTCCAGGAAAACGAGCGCCATCGGCTCAGCCGCGAGTTACACGACGATATCGGCCAATTGCTGACCGCCGCCAAACTGCAGAGCGACTGGCTCAAGCGGCGCATGCCGGAAGATCTGCAGGAACACTGCACGGCGCTATGCGACATCCTTGAAGAAACGCTCAACAAGGTGCGCGACGTTTCCGCCATTCTCAATCCACGCCAGTTGACCAGCCTGGGTCTTGAAGCCAGCCTGCGTGCGCATCTGCTCAAGACATTGACCAATACCAGCGTGCACTGGAGCCTCGATTGCCAGCAGCGCCTCAACGGCATCCCGGAAGAAATGGCCGTTGCCGCCTTTCGTATTACCCAAGAGGCCGTTACCAATATCCTGCGTCACGCGCAGGCGAAGAATCTGTTGATACGCGTGCAACGCCTGCCAAAGGGCCTGACATTGCTCATCAGCGATGACGGACAGGGATTTGCCCCGGCCGTCAATCCAGGTCGCGAAGGACAACGGGGTATGGCCGGGATGGCCGAACGAATCGAACAATTGGGCGGCACCCTGAGCGTCATCAGCGAGCCGGGCAAAGGCACACAAATCGAAGCACTTTTCCCCTGGGCGCCCCGTGCA
- the atuD gene encoding citronellyl-CoA dehydrogenase, which translates to MIFTPEHEALRRTVRQFVEHEINPHVEEWEKAGRFPIHEIFRKAGELGLLGISKPEKFGGMGLDYSYSIVAAEEFGTIHCGGIPMSIGVQTDMCTPALARFGSDELREEFLRPAITGEQVGCIGVSEVGAGSDVAGLKTTARKDGDDYVINGSKMWITNSPSADFICLLANTSDDKPHINKSLIMVPMNTPGISLSSHLDKLGMRSSETAQVFFDNVRVPQRNRIGHEGAGFMMQMLQFQEERLFGAANMIKGLEYCVDSTIEYCKERKTFGNALIDNQVIHFRLAELQTEIECLRALVYQATEQYVKGQDVTRLASMAKLKAGRLGREVSDSCLQYWGGMGFMWDNPVARAYRDVRLVSIGGGADEIMLGIICKLMGILPGKKK; encoded by the coding sequence ATGATCTTCACCCCGGAACACGAAGCACTGCGCCGCACCGTCCGCCAATTCGTCGAACACGAGATCAACCCGCACGTCGAGGAATGGGAAAAGGCCGGACGCTTTCCGATCCACGAGATTTTCCGCAAGGCTGGCGAGCTGGGTCTGCTGGGGATTTCCAAACCGGAAAAATTCGGCGGCATGGGTCTCGACTACAGCTACTCGATCGTCGCCGCCGAAGAATTTGGCACCATCCACTGCGGCGGGATCCCGATGTCGATTGGCGTGCAGACCGACATGTGCACCCCGGCGCTGGCCCGTTTCGGCTCCGATGAGCTGCGTGAAGAGTTCCTCCGTCCGGCGATCACCGGCGAGCAGGTCGGCTGCATTGGTGTTTCCGAAGTCGGTGCAGGCTCGGACGTCGCCGGGCTGAAAACCACCGCACGCAAGGACGGCGACGACTACGTGATCAACGGCAGCAAGATGTGGATCACCAACTCGCCGAGCGCCGACTTCATCTGCCTGCTGGCCAACACTTCCGACGACAAACCACACATCAACAAGTCGCTGATCATGGTGCCGATGAACACGCCCGGCATCAGCCTCAGCTCGCATCTGGACAAGCTCGGCATGCGCAGTTCGGAAACCGCCCAGGTGTTTTTCGACAACGTGCGCGTGCCGCAGCGCAATCGCATCGGCCATGAAGGCGCGGGGTTCATGATGCAGATGCTGCAGTTCCAGGAAGAACGCCTGTTCGGTGCGGCGAACATGATCAAGGGCCTGGAATACTGCGTCGACAGCACCATCGAGTACTGCAAGGAGCGCAAGACCTTCGGCAACGCACTGATCGACAATCAGGTGATCCACTTCCGTCTCGCCGAATTGCAGACCGAAATCGAATGCCTGCGGGCACTGGTCTATCAGGCCACCGAGCAGTATGTGAAAGGTCAGGACGTCACTCGACTGGCATCGATGGCCAAGCTCAAGGCCGGGCGTCTGGGCCGTGAGGTCAGCGACAGTTGCCTGCAATATTGGGGCGGCATGGGCTTCATGTGGGACAACCCGGTGGCCCGCGCCTATCGCGATGTGCGGCTGGTGTCGATTGGCGGCGGCGCCGACGAAATCATGCTGGGGATCATCTGCAAACTGATGGGCATCCTGCCGGGGAAAAAGAAATGA
- a CDS encoding pyrimidine/purine nucleoside phosphorylase gives MFKVNEYFDGTVKSIAFGTPEGPATIGVMAPGEYEFGTSQREIMHVVSGALTVKLPDSSDWETFAAGSQFNVPANSKFQLKVAVDTAYLCEYRG, from the coding sequence ATGTTTAAAGTCAACGAGTACTTCGACGGCACCGTCAAGTCGATCGCCTTTGGCACGCCTGAAGGTCCGGCGACCATCGGCGTCATGGCCCCGGGCGAATACGAATTCGGCACCAGCCAGCGTGAAATCATGCACGTGGTCTCCGGCGCCCTGACCGTCAAACTGCCGGATAGCAGCGATTGGGAAACCTTCGCCGCCGGCAGCCAGTTCAACGTACCGGCCAACAGCAAGTTTCAGCTGAAAGTCGCCGTCGACACCGCTTACCTGTGCGAGTACCGCGGCTAA
- a CDS encoding exonuclease domain-containing protein, whose amino-acid sequence MPHWLVIDLEATTDEGGWPVTEMEIIEIGATLVDRAGREQDHFQRFVKPTRRPLLTPFCRDLTHITQANIDTAQPLTEVWPAFERWLAQHQTRLEGWASWGDYDRKQLLQEWQRLQLDSALSRVPHMNLKQRFAKARRLERPLGLNGALQLAGMQFSGQQHRALEDARNTARLLPLVLPL is encoded by the coding sequence ATGCCACACTGGCTGGTCATTGATCTGGAAGCCACTACCGACGAGGGTGGCTGGCCGGTCACGGAAATGGAAATTATCGAGATCGGCGCCACGCTGGTCGATCGTGCCGGTCGCGAGCAGGATCACTTTCAACGCTTCGTCAAACCGACACGGCGACCGTTGCTGACGCCTTTCTGCCGTGATTTGACCCACATTACCCAAGCCAACATCGATACGGCGCAGCCCTTGACCGAGGTCTGGCCAGCATTCGAGCGCTGGCTCGCTCAGCATCAGACACGCCTCGAAGGCTGGGCCAGTTGGGGCGACTATGACCGCAAGCAATTGCTTCAGGAATGGCAGCGGCTGCAACTCGACAGTGCACTGAGTCGAGTGCCACACATGAACCTCAAGCAACGTTTCGCCAAGGCCCGGCGCCTGGAGCGGCCGCTGGGGCTCAACGGCGCGCTGCAACTGGCGGGCATGCAGTTCAGCGGTCAACAACATCGAGCGCTGGAGGATGCGCGCAATACCGCGCGGTTGCTGCCGCTGGTTCTGCCGCTTTAG